TTTGAGTCTTTGTCAAAGAAGGTTATGGTGTGGTTACCGGAACGAAGCAGGTTGAGTGCGACCACTCTTCCGACCAGTCCGGCACCGGCTATTGCGATGTTCATTTTGTGCTTCCTTTTTTTATTTCCCATACGATGTAAACGAGGTGTGCTTTCCCCTTCATTTTTTTAGTTTCTAGCTTCTAATTCCTCACGTGGAATATAGACTTCCCCACCAAGCTCCTGGAACTTAATACTCATCTCATCCATTCCTGCCTTCTTGGCCGTCTCTACATCCGTTCCAAGATTATCGGCATACTCTCTTACTTCCGCCGAGATCTTCATCGAGCAGAATTTCGGTCCGCACATGGAACAGAAGTGCGCCACTTTGGCCGCTTCCATCGGCATGGTCTCGTCATGGTACTCTCTGGCTCTTTCCGGGTCGAGTCCAATGTTGAACTGGTCGATCCATCTGAACTCGAAACGCGCCAGGCTCATGGCGTCATCCCTTGCTCTCGCTCCGGGGTGCCCTTTGGCGATGTCCGCTGCATGGGCAGCCAGTTTATAGGTAATGAGCCCCTCTTTGACATCTTCACGGTTTGGAAGCCCAAGGTGCTCTTTTGGTGTGACATAACAAAGCATCGCACAGCCATACCAGCCGATCATCGCCGCACCGATTCCTGATGTGATGTGATCATACCCCGGTGCGATATCCGTGGTTAACGGTCCAAGAGTATAGAACGGTGCCTCGTCACACCACTCCAGCTGCTTCTCCATATTTTCCTTGATCATATGCATCGGTACATGTCCGGGTCCCTCGATGATGGTTTGCACATCATGTTTCCAAGCGATCTTGGTGAGTTCACCCAGTGTCTTGAGCTCGGCGAACTGCGCTTCATCGTTGGCATCTGCGACCGAACCGGGTCTGAGCCCGTCACCCAGAGAAAAAGTCACATCATACGCTTTCATAATTTCGCATATCTCTTCAAAATGCGTATAGAGAAAGTTCTCCTGATGGTGATGGATCATCCATTTTGCCATGATGGACCCACCACGGCTGACGATCCCTGTCACACGTTTTGCAGTCATAGGCACATGATGCAAAAGCAGTCCGGCATGGATGGTAAAGTAGTCAACTCCCTGCTCTGCCTGCTCGATAAGTGTATCTCTGAAGACTTCCCATGTGAGGTCTTCAGCAATACCGTTGACTTTCTCCAATGCCTGATAGATAGGTACCGTTCCGATAGGCACAGGAGAATTACGTAAAATCCAGTCACGCGTGGTGTGGATGTTCTTCCCTGTAGAGAGGTCCATCACGGTATCGCCACCCCATCTGGTGGACCAGACCATCTTCTCTACTTCTTCAGCAATACTCGATGTCGTTGCGGAGTTACCGATGTTCGCATTGACCTTGACAAGAAAATTACGCCCGATGATCATTGGCTCTACTTCAGGGTGGTTGATGTTGCACGGTATGACCGCCCTGCCTTCGGCGATCTCTTTTCTGACAAACTCCGGAGTGATCTCTTCAGGAAGATTCGCTCCGAAACGCTCACCTTTAAGACGCTTTTCTCTT
This DNA window, taken from Sulfurovum lithotrophicum, encodes the following:
- the thiC gene encoding phosphomethylpyrimidine synthase ThiC — protein: MTKPFKETIAASNDILTREPLPASKKIYVEGSIHKDIRVPMREISLSNDTTLCVYDTSGPYTDPSVEVDVEKGIPDIRKEWISSRGDVEVYEGRIVKPEDNGYNTEEQLDFVAAGSRGLYRTPLRAKKGKNVSQLHYARQGIITPEMEFVAIRENQNLEMSKRYLSDEEREKRLKGERFGANLPEEITPEFVRKEIAEGRAVIPCNINHPEVEPMIIGRNFLVKVNANIGNSATTSSIAEEVEKMVWSTRWGGDTVMDLSTGKNIHTTRDWILRNSPVPIGTVPIYQALEKVNGIAEDLTWEVFRDTLIEQAEQGVDYFTIHAGLLLHHVPMTAKRVTGIVSRGGSIMAKWMIHHHQENFLYTHFEEICEIMKAYDVTFSLGDGLRPGSVADANDEAQFAELKTLGELTKIAWKHDVQTIIEGPGHVPMHMIKENMEKQLEWCDEAPFYTLGPLTTDIAPGYDHITSGIGAAMIGWYGCAMLCYVTPKEHLGLPNREDVKEGLITYKLAAHAADIAKGHPGARARDDAMSLARFEFRWIDQFNIGLDPERAREYHDETMPMEAAKVAHFCSMCGPKFCSMKISAEVREYADNLGTDVETAKKAGMDEMSIKFQELGGEVYIPREELEARN